In Centropristis striata isolate RG_2023a ecotype Rhode Island chromosome 1, C.striata_1.0, whole genome shotgun sequence, one DNA window encodes the following:
- the LOC131968432 gene encoding uncharacterized protein LOC131968432 isoform X2, which translates to MAFANLFTRLSAVEEGVKSPGQPASTHRDETEDDKRDKARKRKAQAEHTGPYKKKQHYQAQTSRIYNAAPFKDDDSKAEHYHRRDTESEHARFGFTKEVMHNHSDKAGYNNMCHKGQNYKTRNNHNVNKRQKKNPKGQKNQHQQNDRWGPAGRGGGHHNTPTWRKDHQHKHDKQNVQVKRTRVMTQEFKDQNAVLVDGRYVCRHFLWGKCNKNEECQLEHIQGYNDLVKEVCKFYVQGFCTKGESCPYMHKSFPCKFFHRKGKCSQGADCRFSHEPLNDDTNQLLNEALKRDKDLYELTKKAEQEMLGQPEKTDESEIIEANGTPDTLLQPLRPNFYNSTETNAEKETSCQTEEPTDVMEEAEPQHASDASQHHTALTSTLNHAEPVCYSVAAVLGPQLSKPFFRFFTTPESEESGSLSSSDCTSGSANQSKVPYSVDAVLGSWKSVENATFCHTTTLPTTQSASYTPKSDFKEITDPLLNSETHNEKVLHSVKTRSEVNKSQQKMFKSLSSPQVETSLVSKICPSSLVLASTGCRKQHGNMPASLKSAQRAADEVKLDLCHSPVTVARKMEPLKNIRDVKGRMHVPSDITCSAKCKSEDVLPFGPANDKSIFSRPTSQTNTSKHTMPLGPHLAVRTSDSQASIIKPFGPSSGLMESKDRAAVPIEPATSSMKKTDSATGCHFAAKQPTEIHLQSRKTQSALEHGTHQYSAEMTPEGSIRMEHGGDLAVGCKKTLKRPFHTLFASPITDISQPVDHSVSSSCPPGFMQASCPTSQSGNCGSYRVKSAAEPDKASARSFLSLFAAPLSAASPPCMKFQQDDSRSSSGSQQPIGSADKTHSSDSKQSASNLKTLLPSQARANIKEIPHVPRSPNSSPNSKMAEDSSAEPINQPTQQLVNPVLSLVSSSLSEKTTSLSTTHADQQLPNISSRKGAAVAATANSVLKTLFQTLSPYQQDGEQPDRLQISVSSGFPAQQSSEKAVEHPTEHQPAFQSQGVVEPEVRNSGTHNLPCKPLMQHHSQQRQKQSSEEGKSVNGSVVATPLKDLFKTLEPAGFHFGP; encoded by the exons ATGGCTTTCGCAAACCTGTTCACAAGACTATCTGCTGTTGAAGAAGGCGTGAAGAGCCCAGGTCAACCAGCCTCCACACACAG GGACGAGACTGAAGATGATAAAAGAGACAAAGCCAGAAAGAGGAAAGCCCAGGCTGAGCACACTGGCCCTTATAAAAAG AAACAACATTACCAAGCGCAGACCAGCAGAATTTATAATGCTGCACCCTTCAAAGACGATGACTCCAAGGCTGAACATTACCATAGGCGTGACACCGAAAGTGAACATGCAAGATTTGGCTTCACCAAAGAAGTGATGCATAACCATAGTGATAAAGCCGGATACAATAACATGTGTCACAAAGGGCAGAATTACAAAACTAGAAACAACCATAATGTGAACAAACGACAGAAAAAGAATCCAAAGGGGCAGAAAAATCAGCATCAACAGAACGACCGATGGGGACCTGCCGGTAGAGGTGGAGGCCACCATAATACACCGACTTGGAGAAAAGACCACCAACATAAACATGACAAGCAG AATGTCCAAGTGAAGCGTACAAGGGTGATGACACAGGAGTTCAAGGACCAGAACGCTGTGTTAGTGGATGGGCGGTATGTTTGCCGACATTTCCTTTGGGGAAAGTGCAACAAG AATGAAGAATGCCAACTGGAACATATTCAGGGTTACAACGATCTTGTCAAAGAAGTGTGCAAATTTTACGTCCAAGGATTTTGCACAAAAGGGGAAAGTTGTCCATACATGCATAA GTCATTTCCTTGCAAGTTCTTCCACAGGAAAGGAAAATGTTCTCAAGGAGCAGATTGCAGATTTTCACATGAGCCACTGAATGATGACACTAACCAACTGTTGAATGAG GCATTAAAACGGGATAAAGACCTCTATGAACTTACAAAAAAGGCTGAACAGGAAATGTTGGGACAGCCAGAGAAAACGGATGAGTCCGAAATAATAGAAGCAAATGGGACTCCTGATACACTCCTGCAACCACTCAG GCCTAACTTTTACAACAGCACAGAGACAAATGCTGAGAAGGAAACCTCATGTCAGACTGAAGAACCAACTGATGTCATGGAGGAAGCTGAACCACAACATGCATCAGATGCTTCCCAACATCACACGGCCCTGACAAGTACCCTCAACCACGCAGAGCCAGTTTGTTATTCAGTGGCAGCAGTGCTCGGACCTCAACTATCCAAACCTTTCTTTCGTTTCTTTACAACTCCGGAAAGTGAAGAATCTggctctctctcttcttctgatTGTACTTCAGGCTCTGCAAACCAAAGCAAAGTTCCCTACTCTGTAGATGCTGTTCTAGGGTCTTGGAAATCGGTGGAAAATGCCACATTTTGCCACACAACTACCCTGCCTACCACACAAAGTGCATCCTATACCCCAAAAAGTGACTTTAAAGAGATTACAGATCCTCTACTAAACTCTGAAACCCACAATGAGAAGGTCTTGCATTCGGTAAAGACAAGAAGTGAAGTGAACAAATCTCAGCAAAAAATGTTCAAGAGCTTGTCATCGCCCCAAGTGGAAACCAGCCTAGTTTCAAAGATCTGCCCTAGTAGTCTTGTTCTGGCCTCCACAGGTTGCAGGAAACAACATGGAAATATGCCAGCATCCCTGAAATCTGCCCAAAGAGCTGCTGATGAAGTCAAGTTGGATTTGTGTCATTCTCCTGTTACTGTGGCCAGGAAGATGGAACCCTTGAAAAATATCAGAGATGTAAAAGGAAGGATGCATGTGCCTTCAGATATTACATGCTCtgcaaaatgtaaaagtgaAGATGTACTTCCTTTTGGACCCGCAAATgacaaaagcattttttcaaGGCCCACTAGTCAGACAAATACTTCCAAACATACTATGCCGTTGGGACCACACCTAGCTGTTAGGACATCTGACTCACAAGCCTCAATAATAAAGCCTTTTGGTCCCTCTTCAGGCCTCATGGAGTCTAAAGATAGAGCTGCTGTTCCTATTGAACCTGCCACCAGTTCCATGAAGAAAACTGATTCTGCAACCGGCTGTCATTTTGCAGCAAAACAACCCACTGAGATCCACCTGCAGTCCAGGAAGACACAATCTGCTCTCGAACATGGCACTCATCAATATTCTGCTGAAATGACACCAGAGGGCAGCATTAGAATGGAACACGGTGGTGATTTGGCAGTTGGATGTAAAAAGACCCTGAAAAGACCCTTTCATACTCTTTTCGCAAGCCCAATCACTGACATTTCGCAGCCTGTAGACCACTCTGTAAGTTCCTCTTGTCCTCCAGGCTTCATGCAGGCTTCCTGTCCTACTTCACAGTCTGGAAATTGCGGAAGTTATCGTGTTAAAAGTGCTGCCGAACCTGACAAAGCCTCTGCCAGGTCCTTCCTCAGTCTTTTTGCTGCCCCTCTAAGTGCAGCTTCTCCCCCATGCATGAAGTTTCAACAAGATGATTCAAGGTCTTCCTCCGGCTCTCAACAGCCAATCGGGTCAGCTGATAAAACACATTCATCAGACTCCAAACAAAGTGCTTCTAATTTAAAGACGCTTCTCCCAAGTCAAGCTAGAGCTAATATCAAAGAAATCCCTCATGTCCCAAGATCCCCCAATTCTTCTCCTAATTCTAAAATGGCCGAAGACAGTTCAGCAGAGCCTATAAATCAACCTACACAGCAATTGGTGAATCCCGTCTTAAGCCTTGTGTCCAGTTCTCTCAGTGAGAAGACTACCAGTCTGTCTACAACCCATGCTGATCAGCAGCTGCCCAACATCTCGTCCCGCAAAG GAGCGGCAGTAGCAGCCACTGCAAATTCAGTTCTGAAGACTCTGTTTCAGACCCTGAGCCCGTACCAACAGGATGGAGAGCAACCAGACCGTCTTCAGATCAGTGTCTCTTCAG GATTCCCAGCCCAACAGTCCTCTGAGAAAGCAGTTGAACACCCAACAGAGCACCAACCTGCTTTTCAGAGTCAGGGAGTGGTTGAACCTGAGGTGAGGAACTCTGGCACACACAACCTGCCATGCAAACCACTGATGCAGCATCACAGCCAACAGAGACAGAAGCAGTCATCAGAGGAGGGAAAGAGCGTAAATGGAAGCGTTGTGGCGACACCACTCAAGGACCTTTTTAAGACTTTGGAACCCGCAGGTTTCCACTTCGGACCTTAA
- the LOC131968432 gene encoding uncharacterized protein LOC131968432 isoform X1, translating into MAFANLFTRLSAVEEGVKSPGQPASTHRDETEDDKRDKARKRKAQAEHTGPYKKKQHYQAQTSRIYNAAPFKDDDSKAEHYHRRDTESEHARFGFTKEVMHNHSDKAGYNNMCHKGQNYKTRNNHNVNKRQKKNPKGQKNQHQQNDRWGPAGRGGGHHNTPTWRKDHQHKHDKQNVQVKRTRVMTQEFKDQNAVLVDGRYVCRHFLWGKCNKNEECQLEHIQGYNDLVKEVCKFYVQGFCTKGESCPYMHKSFPCKFFHRKGKCSQGADCRFSHEPLNDDTNQLLNEALKRDKDLYELTKKAEQEMLGQPEKTDESEIIEANGTPDTLLQPLRPNFYNSTETNAEKETSCQTEEPTDVMEEAEPQHASDASQHHTALTSTLNHAEPVCYSVAAVLGPQLSKPFFRFFTTPESEESGSLSSSDCTSGSANQSKVPYSVDAVLGSWKSVENATFCHTTTLPTTQSASYTPKSDFKEITDPLLNSETHNEKVLHSVKTRSEVNKSQQKMFKSLSSPQVETSLVSKICPSSLVLASTGCRKQHGNMPASLKSAQRAADEVKLDLCHSPVTVARKMEPLKNIRDVKGRMHVPSDITCSAKCKSEDVLPFGPANDKSIFSRPTSQTNTSKHTMPLGPHLAVRTSDSQASIIKPFGPSSGLMESKDRAAVPIEPATSSMKKTDSATGCHFAAKQPTEIHLQSRKTQSALEHGTHQYSAEMTPEGSIRMEHGGDLAVGCKKTLKRPFHTLFASPITDISQPVDHSVSSSCPPGFMQASCPTSQSGNCGSYRVKSAAEPDKASARSFLSLFAAPLSAASPPCMKFQQDDSRSSSGSQQPIGSADKTHSSDSKQSASNLKTLLPSQARANIKEIPHVPRSPNSSPNSKMAEDSSAEPINQPTQQLVNPVLSLVSSSLSEKTTSLSTTHADQQLPNISSRKGAAVAATANSVLKTLFQTLSPYQQDGEQPDRLQISVSSDSGFPAQQSSEKAVEHPTEHQPAFQSQGVVEPEVRNSGTHNLPCKPLMQHHSQQRQKQSSEEGKSVNGSVVATPLKDLFKTLEPAGFHFGP; encoded by the exons ATGGCTTTCGCAAACCTGTTCACAAGACTATCTGCTGTTGAAGAAGGCGTGAAGAGCCCAGGTCAACCAGCCTCCACACACAG GGACGAGACTGAAGATGATAAAAGAGACAAAGCCAGAAAGAGGAAAGCCCAGGCTGAGCACACTGGCCCTTATAAAAAG AAACAACATTACCAAGCGCAGACCAGCAGAATTTATAATGCTGCACCCTTCAAAGACGATGACTCCAAGGCTGAACATTACCATAGGCGTGACACCGAAAGTGAACATGCAAGATTTGGCTTCACCAAAGAAGTGATGCATAACCATAGTGATAAAGCCGGATACAATAACATGTGTCACAAAGGGCAGAATTACAAAACTAGAAACAACCATAATGTGAACAAACGACAGAAAAAGAATCCAAAGGGGCAGAAAAATCAGCATCAACAGAACGACCGATGGGGACCTGCCGGTAGAGGTGGAGGCCACCATAATACACCGACTTGGAGAAAAGACCACCAACATAAACATGACAAGCAG AATGTCCAAGTGAAGCGTACAAGGGTGATGACACAGGAGTTCAAGGACCAGAACGCTGTGTTAGTGGATGGGCGGTATGTTTGCCGACATTTCCTTTGGGGAAAGTGCAACAAG AATGAAGAATGCCAACTGGAACATATTCAGGGTTACAACGATCTTGTCAAAGAAGTGTGCAAATTTTACGTCCAAGGATTTTGCACAAAAGGGGAAAGTTGTCCATACATGCATAA GTCATTTCCTTGCAAGTTCTTCCACAGGAAAGGAAAATGTTCTCAAGGAGCAGATTGCAGATTTTCACATGAGCCACTGAATGATGACACTAACCAACTGTTGAATGAG GCATTAAAACGGGATAAAGACCTCTATGAACTTACAAAAAAGGCTGAACAGGAAATGTTGGGACAGCCAGAGAAAACGGATGAGTCCGAAATAATAGAAGCAAATGGGACTCCTGATACACTCCTGCAACCACTCAG GCCTAACTTTTACAACAGCACAGAGACAAATGCTGAGAAGGAAACCTCATGTCAGACTGAAGAACCAACTGATGTCATGGAGGAAGCTGAACCACAACATGCATCAGATGCTTCCCAACATCACACGGCCCTGACAAGTACCCTCAACCACGCAGAGCCAGTTTGTTATTCAGTGGCAGCAGTGCTCGGACCTCAACTATCCAAACCTTTCTTTCGTTTCTTTACAACTCCGGAAAGTGAAGAATCTggctctctctcttcttctgatTGTACTTCAGGCTCTGCAAACCAAAGCAAAGTTCCCTACTCTGTAGATGCTGTTCTAGGGTCTTGGAAATCGGTGGAAAATGCCACATTTTGCCACACAACTACCCTGCCTACCACACAAAGTGCATCCTATACCCCAAAAAGTGACTTTAAAGAGATTACAGATCCTCTACTAAACTCTGAAACCCACAATGAGAAGGTCTTGCATTCGGTAAAGACAAGAAGTGAAGTGAACAAATCTCAGCAAAAAATGTTCAAGAGCTTGTCATCGCCCCAAGTGGAAACCAGCCTAGTTTCAAAGATCTGCCCTAGTAGTCTTGTTCTGGCCTCCACAGGTTGCAGGAAACAACATGGAAATATGCCAGCATCCCTGAAATCTGCCCAAAGAGCTGCTGATGAAGTCAAGTTGGATTTGTGTCATTCTCCTGTTACTGTGGCCAGGAAGATGGAACCCTTGAAAAATATCAGAGATGTAAAAGGAAGGATGCATGTGCCTTCAGATATTACATGCTCtgcaaaatgtaaaagtgaAGATGTACTTCCTTTTGGACCCGCAAATgacaaaagcattttttcaaGGCCCACTAGTCAGACAAATACTTCCAAACATACTATGCCGTTGGGACCACACCTAGCTGTTAGGACATCTGACTCACAAGCCTCAATAATAAAGCCTTTTGGTCCCTCTTCAGGCCTCATGGAGTCTAAAGATAGAGCTGCTGTTCCTATTGAACCTGCCACCAGTTCCATGAAGAAAACTGATTCTGCAACCGGCTGTCATTTTGCAGCAAAACAACCCACTGAGATCCACCTGCAGTCCAGGAAGACACAATCTGCTCTCGAACATGGCACTCATCAATATTCTGCTGAAATGACACCAGAGGGCAGCATTAGAATGGAACACGGTGGTGATTTGGCAGTTGGATGTAAAAAGACCCTGAAAAGACCCTTTCATACTCTTTTCGCAAGCCCAATCACTGACATTTCGCAGCCTGTAGACCACTCTGTAAGTTCCTCTTGTCCTCCAGGCTTCATGCAGGCTTCCTGTCCTACTTCACAGTCTGGAAATTGCGGAAGTTATCGTGTTAAAAGTGCTGCCGAACCTGACAAAGCCTCTGCCAGGTCCTTCCTCAGTCTTTTTGCTGCCCCTCTAAGTGCAGCTTCTCCCCCATGCATGAAGTTTCAACAAGATGATTCAAGGTCTTCCTCCGGCTCTCAACAGCCAATCGGGTCAGCTGATAAAACACATTCATCAGACTCCAAACAAAGTGCTTCTAATTTAAAGACGCTTCTCCCAAGTCAAGCTAGAGCTAATATCAAAGAAATCCCTCATGTCCCAAGATCCCCCAATTCTTCTCCTAATTCTAAAATGGCCGAAGACAGTTCAGCAGAGCCTATAAATCAACCTACACAGCAATTGGTGAATCCCGTCTTAAGCCTTGTGTCCAGTTCTCTCAGTGAGAAGACTACCAGTCTGTCTACAACCCATGCTGATCAGCAGCTGCCCAACATCTCGTCCCGCAAAG GAGCGGCAGTAGCAGCCACTGCAAATTCAGTTCTGAAGACTCTGTTTCAGACCCTGAGCCCGTACCAACAGGATGGAGAGCAACCAGACCGTCTTCAGATCAGTGTCTCTTCAG ACTCAGGATTCCCAGCCCAACAGTCCTCTGAGAAAGCAGTTGAACACCCAACAGAGCACCAACCTGCTTTTCAGAGTCAGGGAGTGGTTGAACCTGAGGTGAGGAACTCTGGCACACACAACCTGCCATGCAAACCACTGATGCAGCATCACAGCCAACAGAGACAGAAGCAGTCATCAGAGGAGGGAAAGAGCGTAAATGGAAGCGTTGTGGCGACACCACTCAAGGACCTTTTTAAGACTTTGGAACCCGCAGGTTTCCACTTCGGACCTTAA